The following is a genomic window from Phaeodactylum tricornutum CCAP 1055/1 PHATR_bd_32x35 genomic scaffold, whole genome shotgun sequence.
ATGAAATTCATCTGAAGCATACCTGGGACACCCCCGTTTTCTTTTGTCTCAGCGAATTTGAGACGTCCAACTGCACTTATTCGTACTAGCCACGCTGTAAAGGTCTGTTGAGCTTCCAAGCTTTTTACTGATCGATGGAGTTGCAAAGATGTCCCAAaatcgaagcgtttcgtCGGCTGCAGCCGACAAAACCGTTCCACCATCCGGGCTGACTGCCATGTGTAAAACACGAGACGTGTGGCCTTCGAATTCTTTGATCTTGGTCATTGACGGATATTTCCAAAGGCTAAGCTGATTTCGAGCATAACCATGAGACGACAAAATCTCCTTTTCGAAAGGGTTCCACTGCAAAGCGCAAACCTGCGAGCCCGTATCAATTGAATTGAGCAAGACCCCACTACGCgtgttccaaaacttgaTCGTGCGGTCAGCTGTACCGCCCCCAGTTGCAAGCAAATTTCGCTCGTGGGGAGACCATGCCAGTGCCTTGACGGCAGCTTGGTGATCCGTAATATGGACTCGTGGGGCAGATGCCGAGGAGGTGGAAGCATCCCAAAGGCAAAGTAAGTTGTCGTTACCACCGCTGGACAAAGTTTCGCCGTCGGGACTCCAGGCTAGACCACAAACCTCTTGCTCATGCGCTTTCAGAGTTGCAAGGCTGTGGCGTGCCACACGAACATCATGATTGACAATAGTGGTGTCTCTGCTTCCACTGGTCAAAATGTGACGATTCCACGCTAAAGACCCAACTCTATCCGTATGTCCATCCATAGATCGAAGCTGGGTCCCCGACTCTACATCCCAGAGTTGTGTTGCCCCCGATGACACACCCACCGCCAAGTGCGCGCCACCCGCCTGTACCCAAGATACAGAGGAGATGTGCGCAGTTGGAGTGGCATCGAAAGTACAAAGCTCTTGAATGTCGCCAGTACCCGCATTCCAAAGGTACACGGTCTGTCCAAGGGCGACAGCAAGAACATTGGTGTCGCTCCAAGCCAGAAGATTAAGATAGTAATCGTCCATCAGATCTGGGGCATCAAGAATACGACTCGGAGCAGACGGGATCTGTCGTGCCACCAGCCTTGTGCaggactttttctttggcccAGTTGCTGAAGCGGAGTACAAGATATTTAAGTTGTTCACCGTGTCGCCCTTTGGAGCGggagctttttctttgtagCTTATTATACGACTCGAGCTCGGGTCGTCCACACCTAGCAAGGCGGAACTGAGATTTGACGTGTATTGGTCTTTCTTAGCGTCAGACACAGATTTCTGATCCTCAGCAATACCGCTTACGCTTGCGTCTGTCATACTGATATCAGAAGAAGACCGCATTTGGTATTTTGAAAGCTCTATGTTCATGCTTGCACGATTGGGAATAAAACGATCTCCAACATTTGCATCAAGTGGTCGCCGGTTTTCGGTCGACTGGTATTCTTGCTTCTTGCGCTCCCACCGTGGACGCACGCTTGTACGAACAGATGTGTTGGAGTCACAGAACGAAGTCTCCATGAGATTCTCATAGTCAACGACAGAGCGAGTCATGTTGGACAAATGCTGTAAATGGAGGAG
Proteins encoded in this region:
- a CDS encoding predicted protein, whose amino-acid sequence is SVRPRWERKKQEYQSTENRRPLDANVGDRFIPNRASMNIELSKYQMRSSSDISMTDASVSGIAEDQKSVSDAKKDQYTSNLSSALLGVDDPSSSRIISYKEKAPAPKGDTVNNLNILYSASATGPKKKSCTRLVARQIPSAPSRILDAPDLMDDYYLNLLAWSDTNVLAVALGQTVYLWNAGTGDIQELCTFDATPTAHISSVSWVQAGGAHLAVGVSSGATQLWDVESGTQLRSMDGHTDRVGSLAWNRHILTSGSRDTTIVNHDVRVARHSLATLKAHEQEVCGLAWSPDGETLSSGGNDNLLCLWDASTSSASAPRVHITDHQAAVKALAWSPHERNLLATGGGTADRTIKFWNTRSGVLLNSIDTGSQVCALQWNPFEKEILSSHGYARNQLSLWKYPSMTKIKEFEGHTSRVLHMAVSPDGGTVLSAAADETLRFWDIF